Proteins encoded within one genomic window of Pseudomonas cannabina:
- a CDS encoding alpha/beta family hydrolase, with the protein MSKGLPPASSDQWLQQVRERGWLWTAGQSVDALEPVTLLLAHGAGAPMDSAFMNDMAAHLATHGVSVLRFEFPYMAQRRQGGSKRPPNPQAQLLDGWREVYASVRSSMTGRLAIGGKSMGGRMASLIADELQVDALVCLGYPFYAVGKPDKPRVVHLATLETPTLIVQGERDALGDRETVEGYVLSDAIRVRWLPTANHDLKPLKIAGVSHDQCLAESAREIARFLRA; encoded by the coding sequence ATGAGCAAAGGTTTACCACCCGCCAGCAGCGATCAATGGTTACAGCAGGTTCGCGAGCGCGGCTGGCTATGGACAGCGGGGCAGTCGGTCGACGCGCTGGAACCGGTGACGTTATTGCTGGCGCATGGGGCCGGTGCGCCGATGGACAGCGCTTTCATGAATGACATGGCAGCGCACCTCGCGACACACGGCGTCAGCGTCCTGCGCTTTGAGTTTCCCTACATGGCCCAACGACGTCAGGGTGGCAGCAAGCGTCCGCCCAACCCGCAAGCGCAGTTGCTCGACGGCTGGCGCGAGGTGTATGCAAGCGTGCGAAGTTCGATGACAGGACGGCTGGCGATCGGCGGCAAATCGATGGGTGGGCGCATGGCCAGCCTGATTGCCGATGAGTTGCAGGTCGATGCGCTGGTTTGCCTGGGCTACCCGTTCTACGCCGTGGGTAAGCCGGACAAGCCACGTGTCGTGCACCTGGCCACGCTCGAAACACCGACGCTTATCGTGCAGGGCGAACGCGATGCGTTGGGCGACCGGGAAACCGTCGAGGGCTACGTGCTGTCGGACGCGATCCGCGTGCGCTGGTTGCCGACTGCCAATCATGATTTGAAGCCGCTGAAAATCGCCGGCGTCAGTCATGATCAGTGCCTGGCTGAATCCGCGCGGGAGATTGCCAGGTTTCTGCGCGCTTGA
- the ccoN gene encoding cytochrome-c oxidase, cbb3-type subunit I: MSTVITPTAYNYKVVRQFAIMAVVWGVIGMGLGVFIASQLVWPGLNLELEWTTFGRLRPLHTNLVIFAFGGCALFATSYYVVQRTCQTRLISDALAAFTFWGWQAVIIGAIVSLPMGYTTTKEYAELEWPIAILLAIVWAAYAAVFFGTIVIRKTRHIYVANWFYGAFIVVTGMLHIVNHISLPVSLFKSYSAYAGATDAMIQWWYGHNAVGFFLTTGFLGMMYYFVPKQAERPVYSYRLSIVHFWALITLYIWAGPHHLHYTALPDWAQSLGMVMSIILLVPSWGGMINGMMTLSGAWHKLRTDSILRFLVVSLAFYGMSTFEGPMMAIKTVNSLSHYTDWTIGHVHAGALGWVAMITIGSLYHMIPKLYARPHMHSVGLINAHFWLATIGTVLYISSMWVNGITQGLMWRAVSEDGTLTYSFVEAMQASHMGYVVRAIGGAIFTSGMLLMAYNVLRTVRAADPQASQAAARITVSGAHS; encoded by the coding sequence ATGAGCACAGTAATCACTCCGACGGCCTATAACTACAAAGTGGTGCGCCAGTTCGCCATCATGGCGGTAGTGTGGGGCGTCATCGGCATGGGGCTGGGTGTATTCATCGCGTCGCAACTGGTCTGGCCGGGGCTGAATCTGGAGCTGGAGTGGACCACCTTCGGACGCCTGCGCCCGCTGCACACCAACCTGGTGATCTTTGCCTTCGGTGGTTGTGCGCTGTTCGCCACCTCGTATTACGTGGTGCAACGCACTTGCCAGACACGCCTGATTTCCGACGCTCTGGCAGCGTTCACCTTCTGGGGCTGGCAGGCCGTGATCATCGGTGCCATTGTCAGCCTGCCCATGGGCTACACCACCACCAAGGAATACGCCGAACTCGAATGGCCCATCGCAATCCTGCTGGCCATTGTCTGGGCGGCCTACGCCGCGGTGTTCTTCGGCACTATCGTCATCCGCAAGACCCGGCACATTTATGTCGCCAACTGGTTCTATGGTGCGTTCATCGTCGTGACCGGCATGCTGCACATCGTCAACCACATCTCGTTGCCGGTCAGCCTGTTCAAATCCTATTCAGCCTACGCCGGGGCGACCGACGCCATGATCCAGTGGTGGTACGGGCACAATGCGGTGGGGTTTTTCCTGACCACCGGTTTTCTCGGGATGATGTATTACTTCGTACCCAAGCAGGCCGAGCGGCCGGTCTACTCCTATCGCCTGTCCATCGTGCATTTCTGGGCGTTGATCACCCTGTACATCTGGGCCGGCCCGCACCACTTGCACTACACCGCGCTGCCGGACTGGGCGCAGTCGCTGGGCATGGTGATGTCGATCATCCTGCTGGTGCCGAGCTGGGGCGGCATGATCAACGGCATGATGACCCTGTCGGGCGCCTGGCATAAGCTGCGGACCGATTCGATTCTGCGTTTTCTGGTGGTGTCGCTGGCCTTCTATGGGATGTCGACGTTCGAAGGCCCGATGATGGCGATCAAGACCGTCAACTCGCTGTCGCACTACACCGACTGGACCATCGGCCACGTACACGCCGGGGCGTTGGGCTGGGTGGCGATGATCACCATCGGTTCGCTGTATCACATGATCCCGAAACTATATGCCCGCCCGCATATGCACAGTGTCGGCCTGATCAACGCGCACTTCTGGCTGGCGACCATCGGCACCGTGTTGTACATCTCGTCGATGTGGGTCAATGGCATCACCCAGGGCCTGATGTGGCGTGCAGTCAGTGAGGACGGCACGCTGACTTACTCTTTCGTCGAAGCCATGCAGGCCAGCCATATGGGCTACGTCGTGCGCGCAATCGGCGGCGCGATTTTCACCAGCGGGATGCTGTTGATGGCCTACAACGTGCTGCGTACCGTGCGCGCAGCCGACCCGCAGGCTTCGCAAGCCGCAGCGCGGATCACGGTGTCGGGAGCGCATTCATGA
- the ccoO gene encoding cytochrome-c oxidase, cbb3-type subunit II → MKLDALEKNVGLLAFFMVIAVSIGGLTQIVPLFFQDVTHQPIEGMKPRTALEVEGRDVFIANGCVGCHSQMIRPFRAETERYGHYSVAGESAWDHPFLWGSKRTGPDLARIGGRYSDEWHRAHLYNPRDLVPTSIMPAYPFLAVNTLDSTQTAKKLQVLRTLGTPYTDADIAGAAAAVQGKTEMDALVAYLQGLGTLIKSKR, encoded by the coding sequence ATGAAGCTTGATGCGCTCGAAAAAAACGTCGGCCTGCTGGCGTTCTTCATGGTCATCGCCGTCAGCATCGGCGGCCTGACCCAGATCGTTCCGCTGTTCTTTCAGGACGTGACCCATCAGCCGATTGAAGGCATGAAGCCACGCACTGCGCTGGAAGTGGAAGGCCGCGATGTGTTCATTGCCAACGGCTGCGTGGGTTGTCACTCGCAGATGATTCGTCCGTTTCGCGCCGAGACCGAGCGCTACGGGCACTACTCGGTGGCGGGTGAAAGCGCCTGGGATCACCCGTTCCTGTGGGGTTCGAAACGCACCGGGCCAGACCTCGCAAGAATCGGCGGGCGCTACTCGGATGAGTGGCATCGGGCGCATCTATACAACCCGCGTGACCTCGTGCCCACCTCGATCATGCCGGCCTATCCGTTCCTGGCCGTCAACACACTCGACAGCACGCAGACCGCGAAGAAGCTGCAGGTGTTGCGCACCCTCGGCACGCCATACACTGACGCAGACATCGCCGGGGCCGCGGCTGCGGTGCAGGGCAAGACCGAAATGGACGCGCTGGTGGCCTATCTGCAAGGCCTCGGCACTCTCATCAAGAGCAAGCGGTGA
- a CDS encoding CcoQ/FixQ family Cbb3-type cytochrome c oxidase assembly chaperone, giving the protein MDIGMIRGLGTLVVMLAFIGLTLWVFSPARKAQFDDATLLPFADDPEATSNVEPASAEREDRP; this is encoded by the coding sequence ATGGACATCGGAATGATTCGTGGCCTCGGCACGCTGGTGGTGATGCTGGCGTTCATCGGTCTGACGCTGTGGGTATTCAGCCCGGCGCGCAAAGCACAGTTCGACGATGCGACCCTGCTGCCTTTCGCCGACGACCCTGAGGCCACCAGCAACGTCGAGCCTGCCAGTGCCGAACGGGAAGACCGGCCATGA
- the ccoP gene encoding cytochrome-c oxidase, cbb3-type subunit III — protein MSTFWSLYVTVLTLGTLIAMLWLLLSTRKGQRKESTEEKVGHSFDGIEEYDNPLPGWWFKLFIATLVFALGYLLLYPGLGNWQGLLPGYEYRDKDSKTRFSDGQQGWTSVHEWEREVATAEARYGPLFARYAAMPVEEVAKDPQALKIGARLFASNCSVCHGSDAKGAYGFPNLTDADWRWGGDAQAIKTSIMAGRMGVMPALGSALGEQGVRDVSAYVLTQLDARPLPEGTDADPVAGQKTFTTLCAACHGPEGKGMPLLGAPDLTHPRAFIYGSGYAQLQQTIRDGRQGQMPAQQALLGNDRVHILAAYVYSLSRQNKPAEPR, from the coding sequence ATGAGCACGTTCTGGAGCCTGTATGTCACGGTACTGACGCTGGGAACACTGATCGCCATGCTCTGGCTGCTGCTGAGCACACGCAAAGGCCAGCGCAAGGAATCGACCGAAGAAAAGGTCGGCCATTCGTTCGACGGCATCGAGGAGTACGACAATCCGCTGCCCGGCTGGTGGTTCAAGCTGTTCATTGCCACCCTCGTCTTTGCGCTGGGCTATTTGTTGCTGTACCCGGGGCTCGGCAACTGGCAGGGCCTGCTGCCCGGCTATGAGTATCGAGACAAGGACAGCAAGACCCGGTTCTCCGACGGTCAGCAAGGCTGGACCAGTGTCCATGAATGGGAAAGAGAGGTCGCGACTGCCGAAGCACGTTATGGCCCGCTGTTCGCCAGGTATGCGGCGATGCCCGTCGAGGAAGTCGCCAAAGACCCGCAGGCGCTGAAAATCGGCGCGCGCCTGTTCGCCTCCAACTGCTCGGTCTGCCACGGCTCCGATGCCAAAGGCGCCTATGGTTTTCCCAACCTGACCGATGCGGACTGGCGCTGGGGCGGCGACGCTCAGGCAATCAAGACGTCGATCATGGCCGGGCGCATGGGCGTGATGCCTGCGCTGGGTAGCGCACTGGGCGAACAAGGCGTGCGTGACGTGTCGGCTTACGTGCTGACCCAACTGGACGCGAGGCCGCTTCCGGAAGGCACCGATGCCGATCCGGTTGCCGGTCAGAAGACCTTCACCACCCTGTGCGCCGCCTGCCACGGGCCAGAGGGCAAAGGCATGCCGTTGCTGGGTGCACCTGATCTGACACATCCGCGCGCCTTCATTTACGGATCGGGTTATGCGCAACTTCAACAAACCATCCGTGACGGTCGCCAGGGCCAGATGCCGGCGCAACAGGCACTGCTCGGCAACGACCGGGTCCACATTCTGGCAGCGTATGTCTACAGTCTGTCCCGACAGAACAAGCCGGCCGAGCCCCGGTAA
- a CDS encoding type II toxin-antitoxin system Phd/YefM family antitoxin, protein MTTTLSSREFNQDTSGAKKAANEGPVFITDRGRPAHVLLSIEDYLKLTGGAVSIADMLIMPTDVDIEFEPQRAVITPRPVDLS, encoded by the coding sequence ATGACGACTACCCTTTCCAGCCGCGAATTCAATCAGGACACCAGCGGGGCCAAGAAGGCCGCGAATGAAGGTCCGGTGTTCATCACCGACAGGGGCCGCCCCGCGCATGTGCTGTTGTCGATCGAGGATTACCTGAAGCTGACCGGTGGCGCAGTCAGTATCGCCGACATGCTGATCATGCCGACTGACGTCGATATCGAGTTCGAGCCGCAACGCGCGGTTATCACCCCCCGGCCTGTGGATCTGTCCTGA
- a CDS encoding type II toxin-antitoxin system VapC family toxin encodes MFLLDTNVVSELRKRNADTNVVRWSRDHMASSLFISAITVLELETGVLRIERRDPTQGAALRLWLEHNVLKAFAGRILAVDTQVARRCAQLHVPDPRSECDALIAATALVHGMTMVTRNTGDFQSCGVALLNPWVSQLNEDAARYSINAR; translated from the coding sequence ATGTTTCTGCTCGACACCAACGTGGTCTCCGAACTGCGCAAGCGCAACGCCGACACCAACGTGGTCCGCTGGTCGCGGGACCACATGGCGTCGAGCCTGTTCATTTCAGCGATTACGGTGCTGGAACTCGAAACAGGCGTTCTGCGCATCGAGCGCCGCGACCCGACCCAAGGTGCGGCGTTGCGCCTGTGGCTGGAGCATAATGTGTTGAAAGCGTTCGCCGGGCGCATACTGGCAGTCGACACTCAGGTGGCCAGGCGCTGCGCTCAGTTGCACGTGCCCGACCCACGCAGCGAATGCGACGCACTGATCGCGGCCACCGCACTGGTGCATGGCATGACCATGGTGACGCGTAACACCGGAGATTTTCAATCGTGCGGGGTCGCTTTGCTCAATCCATGGGTCAGTCAGCTCAACGAAGACGCCGCCCGTTATTCGATCAACGCACGTTGA
- the ccoG gene encoding cytochrome c oxidase accessory protein CcoG, with protein sequence MSNQIPLHDITPRPGEGSETVELYAAREKIHTRAFKGLFRNLRMAGGALLLLIFFGTVWLTRNGHQAVWWNLPERKFYIFGATFWPQDFILLSGILIVAAFGLFFITVYAGRIWCGYTCPQSVWTWMFMWCEKVTEGDRNQRIRLDHAPMSAGKLLRKSTKHSLWLLIGFATGLTFVGYFSPIRDLCLDLFTGEADGWAYFWVGFFTLATHLNAGWLREQVCIYMCPYARFQSVMFDKDTLIISYDPDRGEPRGPRKKEADHQAAGLGDCIDCTMCVQVCPTGIDIRDGLQVECISCAACVDACNTVMDKMDYPRGLIRYTTEHNLSGERTRTLRPRLISYALALLVMIGLLASAFYLRPLAGLDISRDRMLFRENAEGRIENVYSLKVINKDQVDHSYLLNASGLPDLQLQGPHEIKVSAGQIFSLPVGLSSAPEKLSSSRNEVTFTLQDIDNGGTLIETKSSFLGPPTIR encoded by the coding sequence GTGAGCAATCAGATTCCGCTCCACGACATCACCCCGCGTCCCGGTGAAGGCAGCGAAACAGTGGAGCTTTACGCGGCGCGGGAAAAGATCCACACCCGCGCTTTCAAAGGCCTGTTTCGTAATCTGCGCATGGCAGGCGGTGCGCTGCTGTTGCTGATCTTTTTCGGCACAGTCTGGCTGACCCGCAACGGGCATCAGGCGGTGTGGTGGAATCTGCCAGAGCGCAAGTTCTATATCTTCGGTGCGACCTTCTGGCCGCAGGACTTCATCCTGTTGTCCGGGATTCTCATCGTTGCGGCCTTCGGGCTGTTTTTTATCACGGTCTATGCCGGACGTATCTGGTGCGGATACACCTGCCCGCAGAGCGTCTGGACCTGGATGTTCATGTGGTGCGAAAAAGTCACCGAGGGCGACCGCAACCAGCGCATCAGGCTCGACCATGCTCCGATGAGCGCCGGTAAACTGCTGCGCAAGTCCACCAAACACAGCTTGTGGCTGCTGATCGGTTTTGCCACGGGCCTGACCTTCGTGGGTTATTTCTCGCCGATCCGCGACTTGTGTTTAGACCTGTTCACCGGCGAGGCGGATGGCTGGGCGTATTTCTGGGTCGGTTTTTTCACCCTGGCCACTCACCTCAATGCAGGCTGGCTGCGCGAGCAGGTGTGCATCTACATGTGCCCCTATGCGCGCTTCCAGAGCGTGATGTTCGACAAGGACACGCTGATCATTTCCTACGACCCGGATCGCGGCGAACCGCGTGGGCCGCGCAAAAAAGAAGCCGACCATCAGGCAGCCGGGCTCGGAGACTGTATCGACTGTACGATGTGCGTGCAGGTCTGCCCGACCGGCATCGATATTCGCGACGGTCTGCAAGTGGAGTGCATCAGTTGCGCCGCGTGTGTCGACGCCTGCAACACGGTCATGGACAAAATGGATTACCCGCGCGGGCTGATTCGCTATACCACCGAACACAATCTGTCCGGAGAGCGCACCCGTACACTGCGCCCGCGCCTGATCAGTTACGCGCTGGCCCTGTTGGTGATGATCGGGCTGCTTGCCAGCGCTTTTTACCTGCGCCCGCTGGCGGGGCTCGACATCAGCCGGGACCGTATGCTGTTCCGGGAAAATGCCGAAGGCCGTATCGAAAACGTCTACAGCCTGAAAGTGATCAACAAGGATCAGGTCGATCACAGCTACCTGCTCAATGCCAGCGGCCTGCCCGACCTGCAACTGCAAGGCCCGCATGAGATCAAGGTGTCGGCAGGCCAGATTTTCAGCCTGCCGGTAGGGTTGTCCAGCGCGCCGGAGAAACTGTCATCCAGCAGAAACGAAGTGACGTTCACCCTCCAGGACATCGATAACGGCGGCACGCTTATCGAAACCAAAAGCAGCTTCCTCGGCCCACCGACTATTCGTTAA
- a CDS encoding FixH family protein, protein MPAAAPSSPWYKHLWPWIIIAILTCSVTLSLTMVAIAVNNPDNLVSDNYYEAGKGINRSLNREVLAQTLKLRARVHLDELTGEAEVRLSGNSGPDRLELNLVSPTQPARDRRVFLTRSASEPGRYVGQLQDKVQGRRFVELLGVEGGQTWRLFEEEQIGREDLTLGDEPLQAAQGRKN, encoded by the coding sequence ATGCCCGCTGCAGCCCCTTCAAGCCCTTGGTACAAACATCTCTGGCCGTGGATCATCATCGCGATCCTGACCTGCTCGGTGACCCTGAGCCTGACGATGGTGGCCATCGCCGTGAACAATCCGGACAATCTGGTCAGCGACAACTATTACGAAGCCGGCAAAGGCATCAATCGCTCACTTAACCGCGAAGTGCTGGCCCAGACACTCAAGCTGCGTGCCCGTGTTCATCTGGACGAGCTTACCGGCGAAGCCGAGGTGCGCCTGAGCGGCAACAGCGGCCCGGACCGTCTTGAGCTGAACCTTGTTTCCCCGACCCAGCCCGCCCGGGACCGACGGGTGTTCCTGACTCGCAGCGCTTCCGAACCTGGCCGTTATGTCGGCCAGTTGCAGGACAAGGTCCAGGGCCGCCGTTTTGTCGAACTGCTGGGCGTCGAAGGTGGCCAGACCTGGCGCCTGTTCGAGGAAGAACAGATCGGGCGCGAAGACCTGACCCTCGGCGATGAACCGCTACAGGCTGCACAAGGCCGGAAAAACTGA